The Melitaea cinxia chromosome 13, ilMelCinx1.1, whole genome shotgun sequence sequence gaaaaaactttCTACAGAAACTTACACAAACCAAAAATAGATACAGATACAGTAAACAGTCCTATTATGCCCACACAAAAACAACTGGAAACTTTTTGGTCAGGCATCTGGGAACAACAAGTACATCACAATGATAAAGCCGATTGGAtaattaaagaagaaaataaatggAATTCAATTGAAGAAATGGAATTCACAGAAATAACtgaaacagaaataaataacatcaCAGCTAGATTGCATAACTGGAAATCACCAGGAATAgataaaattcataacttttggttcaaaaaattattttctttacataagATCATTGCTAAAAATTTTACAGATATCATTATTGGTAAACAAAAAATTCCAGATTTCATTGCTACTGGAATAACCTATATGCTCCCTAAATCACAGATTTCTCCACAACCTTCACAATACAGACCTATTACATGCCTATcaactatatataaaatcttaacgtcagcaataacaacaaaaatcaataaacatgttgaacaatataatataatagcggAAGAACAAAAAGGATGCAGGCGAGGCCACATGGGATGTAagtaacagctaataattgattCGACTATTCACAAACatgcgacttcaaaaaatagaAACCTACATTGcacatatatagattataaaaaagctTTCGACAGTATCCCACATTCTTGgctgattaaaatattacaaatatacaaaataaacccgaaaataataaactttttacgcGATATTATGACCAGATGGAAAACCACACTTTGTCTGACCGCGAATCGAACCAACATCACAACTAGAGAAATAATCATTAGGAAGGGGATCTATCAAGGCGATTCCTTGAGTCCTCTGTGGTTTTGCCTCGCCTTAAACCCCCTGTCACATTTGCTGCGTGGTTGTCGGGCCGGATGTTGCCTCAAATACGATAACCAAGATACAATAGTCTCTCATCTCATATATATGGATGATATTAAGTTATATGGAAAAACAGAAATGGAAatgcaaaaattaatagatactaCAGTAAAATTTAGCAAAGACATTAATATGGAATTTGGTTTGGATAAATGTAGAACACTTCACATTAAACGAGGCAAGATACGGCCAGGACATTATGAAGTTAACGATACCGATATAATTACAGCCATGGAACCCaccgatttgtataaatacttagGATATAAACAACTTAAAGGATTAGATCACACAGAAATCAAAAACACTTTaacaatagaatttaaaaaacgagTCAATGCTCtttgtaaaactaaactaaCAGGCAAACATCTCATTAAGTCCATAAATACATACGCTATCCCAATTCTTACATACTCATTTGGTATAATAAAATGGACAAAAACAGACATAGAAAAAATAGAGCGGACAATACGCACCACACTCACTAAACACAATAATCTACACCCAAAATCTGCAATAGAAAGACTTACTATCAAAAGAGAATATGGAGGAAGGGGCCTTATTGATTTTAATCATCTCTGTCAAAAACAAGTCGGcaatttaaaagcttttttcCTCTTAAAATCACAGACTAGCGAAATACATAAAGCCATAGTTCAAAATGATTTTAACTATACTCCACTAAATTTACAAGAAGACATAAGCTCTCTAAATACCCAAAGTAACGATCTCCAAGCACAAAAACTAGATAGCTGGAAACGAAAAGTATTACACGGCCGCCATCCTCACGATCTAGAACAACCCCACATAAACATCGCAGCCTCAAACAAATGGCTTAAAATAGGAAACCTTTTTCCAGAGACCGAAGGATTTATAATAGCGATACAGGATCAAATAGTCAACACTAAAAACTACAGAAAATTCATAATTAAAGACTCCTCAATACCAAACGATAAATGTCGCAAATGTCACATTCAACCAGAGACCATCCAACACATTACTGGGGCATGTACAACACTAACACAAACAGATTACACACatagacataaccaagtagtcAACATTATTCACCAAAAGTTAGCACTCAAACACAAACTCATACAGAACACAAACACaccttattacaaatataagccACAAACAGTCTTAGAAAACGAAACACATAAGCTCTATTTTGATCGCGCAATACTTACAGACAGAACCATCCACTACAATAGACCGGATATAACGCtccaagataaattaaataaaataacctatcTGATAGATATTGCTGTTCCCAACACTCATAACCtacaaaaaacaatttctgaaaaaatcaacaaatataCTGAACTAAAGGAGGAAGTAGCTAGAATTTGgaaccaaaataaagtatacataatCCCAATAGCTCTTTCCACGACAGGTGTTATCCCAAACCATCTGTTACATAGTCTTAAACTACTAGAATTAAACGAAACTCTTTATATCACCTTACAAAAAGCCGCCATTTTAAATACATGCCGAATCGTAAGAAAGTTCTTGCAAATTGACGAACACGAAATCCCACAcaacacataattttaacacaCCACACGCTGCATTTACTTGGTTTTGACCCGTAAATGCAGAAAAACCAGCCAAAGgctgagaaaaaaaataccgaaaataataataataataacaataataatagaaactctttattgtacaccaacagtgagcaaaattgcaaaaataaaaacaggagataagtacaaaaggtggccttatcgctaatgagcgatctctttcaggcaacctttgggtagataaaatggtatatatgtagacagtttaggtgtacagttttacctaaacatatacaatatatttagacaaataaattttgtatacgTTATAAACGTCCGTTCTGTACCTATGACGACCATACctctgtttatattatatttattacaagtatatcaatgcgatgattctggtattgcaggcgtctatatgctacggtagTCGCACACCACCTAGTGGGCCGTatctttaattttgttcttaGGGACTTAATAAGAAAATAGCGTATCATccgaaaagtttttaaataaaatatatatattaatttaatataaagacGCAATAAACAGATTAacataaagaattattaaaatcgctatttcatattcattactatttttaaataaaaaaagtcctaTCCTAAGTAACAATTTTACgctataaagatatatttttgttctaccttcgtatttatagtttttataaatactatacaaattatataaaaattatgttatccttcgttactcatagtcaacagtaataaaacaaaaaatgtgagaattttttgaatatcatatcaaaaattgaccgctccagcgggatacgaacccgcgtcttcgacataccgtgtcgacgctctagccaattaagctatggaacgatatgatattcaaaaatgtttagaattcctaattgtgggtaacacaaaaataaaaatcgtacatattaaatgtGAGAATATTTGACATATTTGGATCGTATGGAACATTCTATTAGATAATAGAGTATGATTTAAAGGGAGTTTTATAGGGGTAAGGGACCAGCTGACCTAACTTCTGCTCGCTTTTAGGTGTTATGATGGTCTTCTTTACTGGGCTttcttttttatgatttatataaactatCATAATCGCAATGAAATTGAACTGAATATAATACGAAAGTATTTTGAACGTCTTTGTGGTAATTATAAGTAAGTACTCTGGTACATAAGTAAAAATGACTCAAGTATAACTATAACACATCACAACATAAcaagatataatattatttaggtgtctCTTTTGTAGCTACGTGGTCAGTATGGGAATAAGAGTAAATTTTGGTACAGAGTGTCAAGGAATTCACTAAGTAGTTAGACGTTGAACTGGCAGAATCAGGACGATGCAAAAATTTAGCGTTCATGAAGGCAATAGTTAGAATTTGATGCCACTTCAACTTCGCTCAGTATCAGTTATATAACAGAGCATCATCAACAATCAATCAGGGataattccactaccaccttggaacttttaAAGCCGAgtgatggtgggataaccatccaactgctggctatgaaatacacaggccgaagacgggcagcagcgtcttcgacgcgacaaagccagctctgcggtcaccaacccgcctgcccagcgtggtgattatgggcaacacacatgagttcacgtaatttttgtcgcgaacttgtggaggtctatgtccagcagtggactgcgatagactgaagtgatcaACCGTACAAATTCTAAGTATGTTCCAAAGTAAGTGGAGATCAACAAGTGTAAAAAAGTGCAATATAGTCGTTAATACTCGTATTTTGTTTTGAGGAGAAATACACTTAAGCATTTATGTTAAGCTAAGGTAGtcagtcacttcagcctattgcagtccactactggacataggcctccccaagtttgcgccaaacatcccggttttccgcaatcctcatccagccggtcaacgggccggaggacgacccagactgcgtttgccaagacacggtctccactccaggacccgtctgctccaacggccatcggtcctgcgacacagatgaccagcccactgccacttcaacttgctaaatctgtgggctatgtcaTTCTATGGCTAAGGTCGTCaagacattattattaaaatttcattgtaataaggaaatttaattaaatacattttcgaAAAGGGCAAACTTCTTAAAAATGTCCGTAAagacaaagtaaataaatgaaaagaaagaaatattgaaattgctatttcatttgttattcgTAGGATGTTGGTGATTTAAGAATTTACTCTAAAGGACACGAGTGGGCTGCTTTGCATAAGAttggaaacatttttattattatattttctcacGAAGtcctaaaaataacattatttacgaTTTCAACTTTTTATGGTTTTAATTTGAAGAATATAATagatcttttatatattttaaattactctaAAATTACGTTAAGAAATTATTCGGGGCCACTTAATTACTTTTCATTGATAGCGTGTCTTTggtaaaaaattaagattcatCTTTATATATTAGTTTAACGCTTAAAAAGGCTGTCTATTAATTTctgaaaaagtaaaaatagaaaCTGCTACAAAGTTACTGATCAATAATGATAACATGAGTGTGGAAACAAAATCACAACCTAGTTTGGTCTTTAATTTTCCTCATTCTTTACTTGCctgtcatatttaaaaaaacaagtgtgctttagaccactcgactgaagtaaaacttctgcacaataggcctgcagtgtatcttagatatacgaacCTTCACTGGCTATatctcagtcagtcagttcagcctattgcagtccactgctggacataggcctccccaagttcgcggcagacatcccggttttcagcaatcctcatccagcctacaccggtaatctaacgtagatcgttggtccaacgggctggaggacgtcccacactgcgtttgccaagacgcagtcTCCACTCTAAGATCCGTCTGcttcaacggccatcggtcctgcgacacagatgaccagcccactgccacttcaacttgctaattctggctatatctaataaataataataataataataataaataactttattgcacacagtgaCTTATAACAATCacataagaataaagcttaaaaagaaaaaaatgaaatagctataaaagaaagagagaaagagagaaataatGTGTGCTCGAACCTCTTTCTTTTGCACcgtagcttactccccaagtcaagcgtccgtaaagaaggtttacttcaaaaatttaacGTAAAATTTACTCAAGGTGGATGTTAAATAAAGACAgtccaattatttttttcgtatttttatttcctacatattattttataaaatagttactTAGTttctaaacaaattttaatttattttcataattaagagtacaaattgtatttttatttcaacaaagaAAAATCTAATTTCGCATTTaaaacacatacaaaatatattacaaatgaaACCCCAGtcagaatataaataaacaatggaTGACCAATAAAAAAGCTTTATAGATATGGAAAGGTGATATATATGAGCAATATTTCCCAAACCCTTCTTTCGTTCAGTGACATTGAATGTTATAAGGTACATTGAGGGGTATAATAGACCCAATCTGTTGGCGTGGGCGGACGCGTGTGGAATACAAACGTGAAAACGTGACGTGCTCTGGTCAAATCCATAGcattacaataaatacattgtaaatttacaaattcaACAAACAGTTACATATACGAAATCTCAACATGAaactaatatgttttttttgctTGCTATaacgtaattttatttacgataGATATTAGTACCAGTGCAGCACACCTCGCTGTTTCAATAGAATAAAAgtgaaggttctcaattcgactgtatttttttttttaatgttgcctcagaactttttattggatggaccgattttaataactctttgttttattatttcgtctacctacgttgtacttctggtcgatttaattgaagtgagtttttttttcgtttgcgtgtaAACATAATTATCTTCTCTTGAACTACATTAAGTGTACacaaaaactaaaacatttaaatcatTCAATTACAGAATAATATTATCTTCTCTTGAACTACATTAAGTGTACacaaaaactaaaacatttaaatcattcaattacagaataatattgttgtataatttatattaaataaattagaattattattataaatacgcgTATTTTCCTCTCAAgtccatattaatattattttatattttcttgttgCATATCATCTATTTTTATCTTTCTATTTACCTCgacattgaaattttataaaaaatattgatatcgtagaagaaaatatgaaaagaaATCAAAATCACATCAACACTCGCTATCATATCATTCGGCGACCCAACAGTTTGGGGTATAATAGTCCCAATCTATCGTGGGCGTTTGATTCGAATACAATGTATTGACGGTATCAATTCATCAAATCTGCTTTTgccgtataataaatattatattcgaTTTTGTTGAACGCtttaaaataatcaatcaataaagTTTCGATCATAATTTACATAcaccattatatatatttaaatcttttatggttataaaaaaataaatgactcATATCCCGAGAACGACCTCGGGAATCTGACCTTTACAAGTCAAAAGCCAATGTTACCTGTCTTTGACCCAATTGTGTTTAATAAAATGGTTATTGAACTTTACCCGAACATAATGGTTGAAACTTTTGGAAGGCTAATAAAGAGATACGGACACAAAAAGGGAAAAATGGGTCTTTGTATCTTTTGTATAGGCAAGTAAATGCGGCAAACGCTATTATCAAAGTAACGCGTAACGTGATAGACATTGTTTATAGATATAACACATTCTTTATAGGTGTATTTACTTATGTTTACATTGTTGGTCGCTGTAATAGTGCCGATAAAACTTttcagatataaaatatattcagtagtttaaatatcagtaaataatgtaaataatacacatataaataaatagacagccgcggagcagaaagtggagccactacaaactgcgccaacgggctagtccaTTCTTAAGCTGCTAGCCGGTTTTTGGCATGTGGTTCCAGGTAAATTAGATTTAGGCCGAGACGAGTTATCCCTAATATGCGTATAGGATTTTCCATATTATCACTTGTCAATATAAATCGAAGACGGTTTTTTTTGGTCACTTactagcaaacataattattgttttgttcaAAGGTTACGGAAGTTTTAAGAATTGTGTGTCAATAGGGTGTGTTTAATTCTAACAAGAAACTTTCATTCCTcgatagtttattaaaataataagtttgatGACTTTTTTATCTGGTATTTTGAGCTTTtggattatattaaaaactagcaatgaaattaaaatatgaatttatttaaccCCTTCATTTTGACTCCGAAGTTGACGAGAACGTTTCTCTATGCTATCTTTCGTGGGTGTACTCTAGTGCTATTATTAGTGAATTTTGAAAGATTGGTATCAAAATATacaatcttatttttattgggTATGACCAGATTTACTTTTGCAGTTTTTGGGATCAATTAATCGCACTTAAGCAGCGCCTTTTCTTGTCATTTTAGCTgtgttttgtgtaattttaaattatacatagtCTACGCTTTTTAAATTTCTTGAAAA is a genomic window containing:
- the LOC123658927 gene encoding LOW QUALITY PROTEIN: uncharacterized protein LOC123658927 (The sequence of the model RefSeq protein was modified relative to this genomic sequence to represent the inferred CDS: substituted 1 base at 1 genomic stop codon), giving the protein METRSMKKRKGPLPGGNRRGTPGAGAGCFSMRTASGEELNRRAPAGSSENATADADRLTDRTTSTEPYSPSTISYTPSIPSSPLSKRDSPTPTLDVAREAGAFLPTSTKAGKPRVRMKWSKEVNLFIMRTYYYITRLETDLTTYRKQLHELFLRKYPEVNVTEQRIADQRRAIVKNNLLNQETLNIIKEEIKSQLETENENQIHINRRVSTNDDIQCSSTHPKPNSRHTSPSNTFTYNTQSTCTFSTNTQTSHMSTQTEFVTIMMDNDIDTVLDHNLGTNTQIEEICDKFRTALTQYSGMDPLVRPKLPKLRYSSHLFHLVHMFNHDILFQFISDDTKLTDIHTIVYCVALVISEELNYKITENIRSTRSKDCNKPPWQIRLEKDIEKLRADCGRLTQFINNNRSRKIIKHVKRIFETRNTHTKHENRNTKPEEFLDTLKQKLALKVHRLKRYKKAQQRKNDNTMFSTNEKTFYRNLHKPKIDTDTVNSPIMPTQKQLETFWSGIWEQQVHHNDKADWIIKEENKWNSIEEMEFTEITETEINNITARLHNWKSPGIDKIHNFWFKKLFSLHKIIAKNFTDIIIGKQKIPDFIATGITYMLPKSQISPQPSQYRPITCLSTIYKILTSAITTKINKHVEQYNIIAEEQKGCRRGHMGCKXQLIIDSTIHKHATSKNRNLHCTYIDYKKAFDSIPHSWLIKILQIYKINPKIINFLRDIMTRWKTTLCLTANRTNITTREIIIRKGIYQGDSLSPLWFCLALNPLSHLLRGCRAGCCLKYDNQDTIVSHLIYMDDIKLYGKTEMEMQKLIDTTVKFSKDINMEFGLDKCRTLHIKRGKIRPGHYEVNDTDIITAMEPTDLYKYLGYKQLKGLDHTEIKNTLTIEFKKRVNALCKTKLTGKHLIKSINTYAIPILTYSFGIIKWTKTDIEKIERTIRTTLTKHNNLHPKSAIERLTIKREYGGRGLIDFNHLCQKQVGNLKAFFLLKSQTSEIHKAIVQNDFNYTPLNLQEDISSLNTQSNDLQAQKLDSWKRKVLHGRHPHDLEQPHINIAASNKWLKIGNLFPETEGFIIAIQDQIVNTKNYRKFIIKDSSIPNDKCRKCHIQPETIQHITGACTTLTQTDYTHRHNQVVNIIHQKLALKHKLIQNTNTPYYKYKPQTVLENETHKLYFDRAILTDRTIHYNRPDITLQDKLNKITYLIDIAVPNTHNLQKTISEKINKYTELKEEVARIWNQNKVYIIPIALSTTGVIPNHLLHSLKLLELNETLYITLQKAAILNTCRIVRKFLQIDEHEIPHNT